The sequence below is a genomic window from Salicibibacter cibarius.
CGCTTCAGGACGGGATGTTACCGACGTTTTCGTTGAAGGGAAACCTCTCATGCGTGATGGCAGACTTCTCACTGTGGATGAGGAAAAGATTCGCCATGAAGCGATGGATACTTCAGCAAGGCTTTTTGCCGGTCGTTAATCAAAAAAATGAAAGGCTGCATGGAACAGCCTTTCGTGTGCGGGCGTATTTTTTATTTCTCCCTAAAAGAGAGCAGTCTTATTATGTGCAACGGAGGGGCGGCGCTTACGAAGAAAATCACGGCAAAGGTGCAAGTCCGTCCCTCATTTGGGAAGTTTGACAGCTACTAAAAGAAAGGATCGATCAGTTGGGAGGTGCGCGATGCGGAGTTGGATCATTTTGGGCGTTGTTATCCTTGTTCTTTTATTAGGGTTGGGTGTGTATGGATTTTTCCAAACCATTGAAGCCCCGAAAGAAGAACAAAAAGAAGCAGTTGCATGGCTCGTTTCGGAGGATGAAGACGCGGAAACATTTGACGACTTCCATGTATTTTTCGGGATGGAAACGATCTATGTTGCCACGACAACGCAAACAGACGGCGACCAATATTATTGGTTTTATGACGATAGCTATGAACAGATCGAACGCGTCCCCCTTGCCGACGTAATGGATGAGGAGACGGTTATTGATGGCGTTCGTTCCGAGCATGGAGACATCGACTTACGAGAAGTCCGTATCGGTTACGAGGAAGAGGAAACTGTCTACGAACTCATCTATACGGATGCAGACAACACGCTTTATTATGACTATTATACAGCGGAAGACGGAGAATCATTCAAACGGTACCGTCTGTCCGGCAGCGGTGAGGCCTAAAAAGCATACAGGGGGCACAACACGCATTTTCGGGTGTTGCAGTTCATCTTGTCATTGCGTACACTTTAAGTAAGAAAGTCGGCTAAAGGGCTAAAAGGAGGAACGACATGAAACTGTCGAAACGAGTTGAAACGATAACCCCATCATCAACGCTCGCCATCACGGCGAAAGCGAAAGCATTGAAAGCAGCAGGCCATGATGTGATCGGATTGGGTGCTGGAGAACCGGACTTTAACACGCCTGACTACATCATTGAAGCAGCCACTCTTTCCATGAAAGAAGGAGAAACAAAATATACGCCGTCCGGAGGTTTGCCTACGCTTAAAGAAGCGATTATCGAGAAATTTAAAAGAGACCAGAATCTCACTTACATACAAGAAGAAATCATGGTATCTTCGGGCGCCAAGCACGCGTTGTATACGATTTTTCAAGCTTTATTGGACGAGGGAGACGAAGTGATCGTACCCGCTCCCTTTTGGGTGAGCTATCCCGAACAAATTAAACTCGCCGGCGGAACTCCCGTCATTTTACAAACAAAAGAAGAAAATGACTTCAAGGTGACAAAAGAAACTTTAGCGAACGCGATAACGCCGAAAACGAAGGCAATGATTGTAAATTCCCCGAGCAATCCGACCGGGGGAATGTATACAAAAGAGGAATTGCAAGCCATAGGCGAAGTGGCCGCCGAGCATGATATTTTGATCGTTTCGGATGAAATTTATGAAAAACTGATCTATGGGGATGCAAAACATTACTCCATTGCAGGCCTTTCGGAAGATTTAAAAGCGCGTACCATTATCGTGAACGGTGTTTCCAAATCGTATTCCATGACGGGATGGAGAATTGGCTACGCTGCAGGTGATAAAGAACTCATCCGGGCAATGAGCAACTTGGCGAGCCATTCCACGTCGAACCCGACGACGCCGGCGCAATACGGCGCAATCGCTGCTTATAATTCGGATCAGGCACCCGTTGAAGAGATGCGACAGGCGTTTGAAGAACGGTTAAACCGGGCATACGAGCAACTTGTGCAAATCCCCGGTGTCAGTTGCATGAAGCCGCAAGGCGCATTTTATTTATTTCCGAATGTAAAGGAAGCTTCGGACGCCGGCGGATTTGCATCTGTGGACGATTGGGCTGCCGCTTTGTTGGAACAAGAACAAGTAGCGATCGTTCCCGGTGCAGGATTCGGCGCTCCTGACAATGTGCGTTTATCCTATGCTACCTCCCTTTCGTTCATCACGGATGCCTTAGAGCGCATCGAACACTTTATTAAGCGCACGACGTCCTAAATCGCAGAATGGAACGACCCGATCAAAGGGAGACAATCACGAACGAAAGGGAGAATACGCATGGAACGGGACGTTATGATCAAGCTTTTGGAAAAAGGTCATGTATCGATTCCAGCCGTATTTCTTGATTATTACGATGCGCTCGGCATAAACGAAAATGATATGATGCTGCTGCTGCACATCCATCGTTTTGTCCAACAAGGGCATAACTTCCCGACCCCGGAGCAATTGGCACAAAAAATGACATTAACTGTGAATAACTGTCAACAGGCGATCGGTCGGTTATTAAAACGGGGAGTCCTTCGTCTTGAACAAAACGAGGATGATAACGGTGTAATGTATGAAACGTATAGCCTGGGGCCTTTTTATGACAAAGTCATTGCTTATCTTGAAGCAGAACATGCACCGGATAAAAATGAGAACGATGTAGATGCCGGCGAGCTGTACCGATTATTTGAAAATGAATTCGGGCGACCGCTCTCCCCGATGGAAGGGGAGACGCTCGCCATGTGGATAGACCGGGACCAGTACACGTACCCATTAATTAGGGCGGCATTGCGGGAAGCTGTGATTTCGGGCAAATTAAATTTGCGTTACATTGACCGCATCTTGTTTGAATGGCAAAAAAATGGCATTAAAACGCCTGAAGAAGCGGATGCTTTCAGTGAAAAGTTCCGGCAAAAACAAAGGGGCAAAGCACCTTCGGGTGAACAGCCACAGACCCAGCCTTATCCAAATTATAATTGGCTGGAAGCTGATTAGAAGCCTGAAAAGGGGAGGGCAAGAGACACAATGTTATCAAAAAGAGACACCGTCTATGCCATTGAAACGATGGAAGCGATGTTTCCGGAGGCCAAATGTGAGCTTTGGCACCGGAACGCTTTTGAGTTGCTTGTGGCTGTCATATTGTCTGCCCAATGCACCGATGCTCTCGTCAATAAAGTGACCCCGCGTTTATTTGAAACATATAAAGGTCCCAAAGATATAGCTGCCGCCTCCCAAGAAGAACTGGAACAAGCGATACGATCCATCGGCCTCTACAGGAATAAAGCAAAAAACTTAAAGAAAATGAGCCATTCCCTTCTAACGCAATATAATGGCAACGTGCCCGCCGATCGCGATTCATTAATGGAACTTGCCGGTGTCGGGCGCAAAACCGCGAATGTGGTGGCGTCAGTTGCTTTTGATTTGCCTGCCATCGCCGTGGATACGCACGTGGAACGCGTGTCGAAAAGACTCGGCATTTGCCGTTGGAAAGACAGTGTCCTGCAAGTAGAAAAAACACTCATGGAAAAACTGCCGGAAGAAAAATGGTCGAAAAGCCATCATTTGCTTATTTTTTTTGGCCGTTATCATTGCAAGGCACGGAATCCGGCCTGTCCGGAATGCCCGTTGTTGTCTATCTGCCGGGAAGGGCAAAAAAGAATGAAAGCTGTTAACGAGGAGGAGGAGGAAAAGGCGTGACGACGGAAACCCTCACCCCTTTGGAAGAACGAAAACGAACATTGCCATTCGGCGAACCTGAAAAAGCAAGGTTGGAAAAGCTTGACGGGAAGCTCGCGTACGATGCCCCGTTTTCCGTTGCCGTTTGCGGCCATTTTTCCGCTGGAAAATCAACGCTGTTAAACCATCTGCTAGGAGCTGAACTTTTGCCATCCAGCCCTATTCCGACGACCGCAAACATTATGACAATTGCTGCCGGGGACCCTGGGCTTACAGCCATTACAAATGATGGCGAAACACATGTGTTTACCGACCGTATTCCTTGGGAAAAGTTGCAATCCTTTGCGCTCGATGGCGTGGGTATTCGTGAGGTTAAACTTTCCCTCCCGCTTCCTTTTCTTCCTGAGAATGTAACACTGGCGGATACACCCGGGGTTGATTCCACCGATGGCACTCATGAAAGCTATACGGGGACCGAATTGTTAACGACAGATGCGATCATTTATATTACAGATTATAATCATGTGCGTTCGGAGACGAATCTACGTTTTTTACGGCAAATGCAACGGGAAAACAAACCAATCGTCCTCGTCGTCAATCAAATTGACAAACATGATGAAAATGAATTGCCTTTTTCTATTTTCTCCCATGGCTTGCGGGATATGTTGCAACGCTTCGATATTCATCCGATTGGCATTTATTTTACATCAGCCCATCAACTCGATCATCCCGAAAATGAGATAACAAACTGGATCGGGGACATGCGCTCCCTTCTTTATCACGCCACGTCGCTCAAAGACCAATCAAAAATGCGAATGATCCGCAGTGCCGTCTCCGCGCTTTTGGAACGATTGTACCGTGACCGTGCCCGGGGAGAACAAGCCATTGAAGATTCTTTGCAAGCACACGGGTTTTCTGTCGGAGATCATCAAACGCTCGTGCAGATTCGCGAACGGTTAAAACGTTTGGACGAAGAAACACGGGAAGCGATCGCGGATATGCGCCATCGGCTTGATGAATTTTTTAAGCAAACCTACTTATTCCCCAACGACTTGATGGAAGGTACAAAAACATGGATTGAATCACTCGATCCATCGTTCAAGGTAGGCGTGCTCGGGTCGAAAAAGAAGAAGACAGCCGAACAAGAGAAGCGGGAAGAAGCGCTTATCGAGGCGTTAAACAGGCGGTGGGATACGGAAGTGCATTTGTATTTAAGTGAATACTTTAAGAAATTATCCCTTTCGCCGTCGATCGCCCGACATGCAGAAGCGGCTGTTCAAGCCATTCCCTTCCGGGCCGGGGAAGCCGGTTGGTTGCGTTCGTTCGTGTCCGACGGAGTTAAAAACGATCAATACGTTTACACATTGGCATCCCGTTTGAATCACGCGTTGCTAAAAGAAGTCAAGGATGTGGTTGAACCTTTATACAGGGAAATCGTTGCCGATTTTGAACAGCAAGCCGAAGATGAACGCTTCCGGCTTTTGGAAAAAACCGGAGAATTTGAAGAGATTGAAACGTTGGAAGCGGAAAATGAAGAACACTTGAAAACAATCGATGATACAATCACGCGTGTCAAAGCATCGTTGGAAACGTTAGCGGAAGATGGACGTTTAGAAGAAGACATGAAAGCATTATTGGGACGCTCGCCGGATCTGGACGGCTTGCAAGCCGACATAGAAGTAAGCGAACAAGCCGAGCCGGTAAGCACGAAAATGAACGCTGTCCCGCGTGATGAATTTTCACAGGAAGCGAAAAGCCTGCCGCAAGTTGATTGGCAGGCATTGAAAGAAACCGTGGAACAATATATGAGCCAACCGTATGCCGAAGATGAGCGCGAGGATTTGCTCACAACCATTGAAAAGGCACAAACGTGCGATTATACGTTTGTTATGGCAGGGGCATTCAGTGCCGGCAAATCAACGTTTTTAAATGCGCTCGTCCGGGATGAGATTATGCCGGTGTCCCCCCATCCGACGACGGCATCGCTGACGGTCGTTCGCTACCCGGATGAGACGCATCAACACGGCGATGTAACCGTCCAGATAAAATCCGAAGCCGTCTTGGACGCGGAAATACAAGCGGTCGCCTATGAATGTGGCTATACGTTTAATTTAACGCGCTTGAAAAACGCCGAGGGACTTTCGATTGCAAAAACGAATACGTTGGAGGAAAAACAACGGCTCGAGTATTTACGTGCGTTACAATTAGCCGTGAAAAAAGAACAATATGACTACGGAAAAACCTATGACATGTCGATGCACGATTGGCAAGAAATCGCCGCTAAAGAAGATCACGCCTGTTTGATTGAAGAATCAACGGTTTATTTTCATTCGGATATTACCGGCAAAGGTTGGTCACTCGTGGATACCCCGGGTGTCCAATCCGTAAACGAGCGCCATACGAGAATGGCGATTGAAAAAATAAAGAAAGCCGATCGGTTTATGTATCTGACGTATTATCATCATGCCTTTTCCCGGGCCGATCAATCGTTTATTAAACGCA
It includes:
- a CDS encoding pyridoxal phosphate-dependent aminotransferase, whose product is MKLSKRVETITPSSTLAITAKAKALKAAGHDVIGLGAGEPDFNTPDYIIEAATLSMKEGETKYTPSGGLPTLKEAIIEKFKRDQNLTYIQEEIMVSSGAKHALYTIFQALLDEGDEVIVPAPFWVSYPEQIKLAGGTPVILQTKEENDFKVTKETLANAITPKTKAMIVNSPSNPTGGMYTKEELQAIGEVAAEHDILIVSDEIYEKLIYGDAKHYSIAGLSEDLKARTIIVNGVSKSYSMTGWRIGYAAGDKELIRAMSNLASHSTSNPTTPAQYGAIAAYNSDQAPVEEMRQAFEERLNRAYEQLVQIPGVSCMKPQGAFYLFPNVKEASDAGGFASVDDWAAALLEQEQVAIVPGAGFGAPDNVRLSYATSLSFITDALERIEHFIKRTTS
- a CDS encoding DnaD domain-containing protein, with amino-acid sequence MERDVMIKLLEKGHVSIPAVFLDYYDALGINENDMMLLLHIHRFVQQGHNFPTPEQLAQKMTLTVNNCQQAIGRLLKRGVLRLEQNEDDNGVMYETYSLGPFYDKVIAYLEAEHAPDKNENDVDAGELYRLFENEFGRPLSPMEGETLAMWIDRDQYTYPLIRAALREAVISGKLNLRYIDRILFEWQKNGIKTPEEADAFSEKFRQKQRGKAPSGEQPQTQPYPNYNWLEAD
- the nth gene encoding endonuclease III, giving the protein MLSKRDTVYAIETMEAMFPEAKCELWHRNAFELLVAVILSAQCTDALVNKVTPRLFETYKGPKDIAAASQEELEQAIRSIGLYRNKAKNLKKMSHSLLTQYNGNVPADRDSLMELAGVGRKTANVVASVAFDLPAIAVDTHVERVSKRLGICRWKDSVLQVEKTLMEKLPEEKWSKSHHLLIFFGRYHCKARNPACPECPLLSICREGQKRMKAVNEEEEEKA
- a CDS encoding dynamin family protein, translated to MTTETLTPLEERKRTLPFGEPEKARLEKLDGKLAYDAPFSVAVCGHFSAGKSTLLNHLLGAELLPSSPIPTTANIMTIAAGDPGLTAITNDGETHVFTDRIPWEKLQSFALDGVGIREVKLSLPLPFLPENVTLADTPGVDSTDGTHESYTGTELLTTDAIIYITDYNHVRSETNLRFLRQMQRENKPIVLVVNQIDKHDENELPFSIFSHGLRDMLQRFDIHPIGIYFTSAHQLDHPENEITNWIGDMRSLLYHATSLKDQSKMRMIRSAVSALLERLYRDRARGEQAIEDSLQAHGFSVGDHQTLVQIRERLKRLDEETREAIADMRHRLDEFFKQTYLFPNDLMEGTKTWIESLDPSFKVGVLGSKKKKTAEQEKREEALIEALNRRWDTEVHLYLSEYFKKLSLSPSIARHAEAAVQAIPFRAGEAGWLRSFVSDGVKNDQYVYTLASRLNHALLKEVKDVVEPLYREIVADFEQQAEDERFRLLEKTGEFEEIETLEAENEEHLKTIDDTITRVKASLETLAEDGRLEEDMKALLGRSPDLDGLQADIEVSEQAEPVSTKMNAVPRDEFSQEAKSLPQVDWQALKETVEQYMSQPYAEDEREDLLTTIEKAQTCDYTFVMAGAFSAGKSTFLNALVRDEIMPVSPHPTTASLTVVRYPDETHQHGDVTVQIKSEAVLDAEIQAVAYECGYTFNLTRLKNAEGLSIAKTNTLEEKQRLEYLRALQLAVKKEQYDYGKTYDMSMHDWQEIAAKEDHACLIEESTVYFHSDITGKGWSLVDTPGVQSVNERHTRMAIEKIKKADRFMYLTYYHHAFSRADQSFIKRITEVQVPHYMVINAADLAKDEQEAQYVTSFVNDQLKQAGCHESITVPLSSKRALAPEGDRRFSDFMHYLETEEGPRLQMESVWEMNRQMHTLIDALHIVADIGKRPLEERKKLAEQEKQTYEGVNLKNVDADDGEIKVWEGHATRRLLLVFADRFAASIHVASVNGKDKSARESQLLQALDAFIDECEEEWQKEQLALEKQARASLREQMTRAYGDGRSLEDMDVRLETAVDFQLPVQSLQTLAKQRKLKKSFFYDGEFDAFKTDVFSLLEEHVRARVQIAAESVRKGKKAQLGKIKAQVQKEMEIKEKKQADRLQFLTSEEPDVTPIEEEIKTLKSQIRL